From Carya illinoinensis cultivar Pawnee chromosome 5, C.illinoinensisPawnee_v1, whole genome shotgun sequence, one genomic window encodes:
- the LOC122311562 gene encoding uncharacterized protein LOC122311562, whose translation MDLREKLLFTGFIILAAAIYGARADTMVTGTVFCDQCKDGQRSLFDYPIYGIKVTISCADSEGAVTMSREETTNWLGNYVMKFDGAPDLSGCYAQVSGSSSGQGSVDCGAAAGPAQYLRLVFRMFDMEMYAVDPLLSQPAQPMSFCPRSANPVLPSPVTPAVRPPPPFRLPPMPGLPPLPPLPPLPPMPPMPFLEASACPHESWTTPEYRCFWRAVNPDTKVAVVFGLLAGRRYGTDVTLWQGLQGRGEAYRVLLREGVTAFLNSYNSLQFPYNTIGVVQRMNWALMGSPRNVLLTALRLSRANSGYGNVTCNFTPCK comes from the exons ATGGATTTGCGAGAGAAACTCCTTTTTACGGGTTTCATCATTCTTGCTGCAGCCATTTATGGAGCTCGGGCAGATACTATGGTCACTGGCACTGTCTTCTGTGACCAATGCAAAGATGGCCAGAGATCCCTCTTTGATTACCCCATTTATG GAATTAAAGTTACAATCTCCTGTGCTGACAGTGAAGGGGCGGTCACAATGTCAAGGGAAGAGACTACAAATTGGTTGGGAAACTATGTAATGAAGTTTGATGGTGCCCCGGACTTAAGCGGTTGTTATGCCCAGGTTTCGGGCAGTAGTAGTGGACAAGGTTCAGTGGATTGTGGTGCAGCTGCTGGTCCTGCTCAATATCTTAGACTTGTGTTTAGGATGTTTGACATGGAGATGTATGCTGTGGATCCATTGCTTTCTCAGCCTGCTCAGCCCATGTCATTCTGCCCAAGGTCAGCAAACCCGGTACTGCCCTCACCGGTAACACCAGCTGTAAGGCCTCCTCCACCTTTCAGGCTTCCACCTATGCCTGGACTGCCTCCACTTCCTCCATTGCCACCCCTGCCACCAATGCCACCGATGCCATTCTTGGAAGCTTCGGCTTGTCCACATGA AAGCTGGACAACGCCGGAGTACAGATGCTTCTGGAGGGCTGTGAACCCGGACACAAAGGTTGCTGTTGTTTTCGGTTTGCTAGCAGGTAGAAGATATGGGACAGACGTGACATTGTGGCAAGGCCTGCAAGGGAGAGGAGAGGCGTATAGGGTTCTTCTTAGGGAAGGAGTCACTGCTTTTCTTAACTCTTATAACAGTCTTCAATTTCCTTACAATACAATTGGTGTAGTCCAACGCATGAACTGGGCCTTGATGGGATCTCCTCGAAATGTCCTTCTCACTGCTCTGCGATTAAGCAGAGCCAATTCCGGTTATGGCAATGTCACCTGCAATTTCACCCCTTGCAAGTGA
- the LOC122311560 gene encoding eukaryotic translation initiation factor 4B3-like, with the protein MAATVSPWAKPGAWALDSEQHEAELHQLQQNENQPISGIPTEPLADFPSLSAAAASKSKKKKSQTISLAEFTAKPTQPSYQQQQPQGLTPEEFLALPTGPRERSAEELDRNRLGGGFRSYGSNGSYNNNRYSSGDDSSNSRWGSSRVSDEPRRNGSFNRDRESAPSRADEIDNWAAEKKSTVGSNGFERRERGGGFFNSQSRADDTDNWGSNKAFVPSADGRRSGGERKVGFASDGGADSDNWAKNKKEVSSVGGAGTERPRLNLQPRSLLAGNGDKQEAAGMVSKPSRGSNPFGEARPREDVLAEKGKDWKKIDEQLEATKMKEVAEKADGSSSFGKRAFGLGNGRAAGVEDNRIWRRPGSVESRPHSAEKIENIPGEEKSGELICDAEI; encoded by the exons ATGGCGGCAACAGTGTCTCCTTGGGCCAAGCCCGGTGCCTGGGCGCTTGACTCCGAGCAACACGAGGCCGAGCTCCACCAACTACAACAGAACGAAAACCAGCCCATCTCCGGAATTCCAACCGAGCCTCTCGCCGATTTTCCGTCCCTGTCCGCCGCGGCCGCCTCCaagtcgaagaagaagaagagccaGACCATCTCCCTCGCTGAGTTCACAGCCAAGCCAACCCAGCCGAGCTATCAACAACAACAACCTCAGGGACTCACCCCCGAGGAGTTCCTGGCTCTCCCTACTGGTCCGCGTGAGCGCTCCGCCGAGGAGCTCGACCGCAACCGGCTCGGCGGAGGATTCAGATCCTACGGCTCAAACGGCTCTTACAATAACAATCGGTACTCCAGCGGCGACGACTCTTCCAATTCTCGGTGGGGTTCATCTAGGGTTTCTGATGAGCCCCGCAGAAATGGTTCATTTAATAGGGATAGGGAATCTGCGCCTTCTCGGGCCGACGAGATTGACAATTGGGCAGCGGAGAAGAAGTCGACCGTTGGTAGTAATGGTTTTGAGAGGAGGGAGAGAGGTGGAGGGTTTTTCAATTCGCAATCTCGAGCGGATGATACGGACAACTGGGGATCGAATAAAGCCTTTGTGCCATCGGCGGACGGACGGAGATCTGGCGGGGAAAGAAAGGTGGGGTTCGCATCCGATGGTGGTGCTGATTCGGATAATTGGGCGAAGAACAAGAAAGAGGTGAGTAGTGTAGGAGGGGCTGGAACTGAAAGGCCCAGGCTTAATTTGCAGCCGAGGAGTCTACTTGCGGGTAATGGGGACAAGCAAGAGGCGGCGGGGATGGTTTCAAAGCCCTCACGGGGTTCAAATCCGTTTGGGGAGGCAAGGCCGAGGGAGGATGTTCTGGCAGAGAAAGGGAAGGATTGGAAGAAGATTGACGAGCAGCTGGAGGCCACGAAGATGAAGGAGGTGGCAGAGAAGGCGGACGGATCTTCCTCGTTTGGAAAGAGAGCTTTTGGGCTTGGCAACGGTCGGGCAGCGGGGGTGGAGGATAATCGAATTTGGAGGAGACCAGGATCGGTTGAAAGTCGTCCTCACAG TGCTGAAAAAATTGAGAACATTCCTGGTGAGGAAAAATCAGGAGAGCTTATATGCGATGCTGAAATATAA